In one Rhopalosiphum padi isolate XX-2018 chromosome 3, ASM2088224v1, whole genome shotgun sequence genomic region, the following are encoded:
- the LOC132924500 gene encoding uncharacterized protein LOC132924500, producing the protein MNNNKKIKCKKMCCVVDCHNTYQTGHKLFSFPNRSYERELKAKWINSIKRINVDGSPWQPKMHDVVCSAHFVGNIPSKNPNSPAYIPTLFPNTYKKISINEMQQNDRHNRYRAKQRKCNTATPFTMTINDSNLEINENVVSTNCSHDIGTQVAFDVSDVQCFSFECTFERGNNSVSTFVASISNKMLTNSKKILVDKSCGPISDNLISCLDCQKFHGYESIKHESSLKDLTGTSFKVFNLLLSMMPESSSNSNLNCNNKLLIFLIKLKLGITFSALSVLFNVHRTTISRIFFDTLTILVSKTSAFIFWPNKKTIQETLPEVFKINFPECRCIIDCTEFKVEQPPSVEQRVYMYSRYKSCYTIKILVGITPNGCICFLSKSYGGRSSDSYITNDSGFLKNLELGDIVLADKGFPGIKTLCDDQKSILVMPPILHNGRFTEEEIINTYSVASVRIHIERLFARLKTYKILNNIKIDFLPHIDDIIKMCCVLTNLQSPIIKQ; encoded by the exons atgaataataataaaaaaataaaatgcaaaaaaatgtgTTGTGTAGTGGATTGTCATAATACCTATCAAACAGGACATAAATTGTTCAGCTTTCCAAATAGAAGCTATGAAAGAGAATTAAAAGCAAAATggataaatagtattaaacgaATCAA TGTTGATGGATCACCATGGCAACCAAAAATGCATGATGTTGTGTGCAGTGCTCATTTCGTTGGAAACATTCCATCTAAAAATCCCAACAGCCCTGCCTATATTCCAACATTATTTCCTAACACATATAAAAAGATATCAATTAATGAAATGCAGCAAAATGATAGACACAATCGCTACAGAGCTAAACAAAGAAAATGCAATACTGCCACACCATTTACTATGACAATAAATGACtcaaatttagaaattaatgaaaatgtgGTATCAACTAATTGTAGCCATGATATTGGAACTCAAGTAGCTTTTGATGTTTCTGACGTCCAATGTTTTTCATTTGAATGCACTTTTGAAAGGGGTAATAATTCAGTTAGTACATTTGTTGCAAGTATTTCTAACAAAATGCTtactaattcaaaaaaaatattagttgatAAATCATGTGGCCCTATTTCTGACAATTTAATTTCATGTCTTGATTGTCAGAAATTCCATGGATATGAATCAATTAAGCACGAGTCTTCCCTAAAAGATTTAACTGGAACatcttttaaagtatttaatctTCTTTTATCAATGATGCCTGAATCTTCtagtaatagtaatttaaattgtaataataaactactaatttttcttataaaattaaagctGGGTATAACTTTTTCAGCACTAAGTGTGCTTTTTAATGTTCATCGTACCACAAtcagtagaatattttttgatacacTCACAATTTTAGTAAGTAAAACCAGTGCATTTATATTTTGgccaaataaaaaaacaatccaAGAAACTCTACctgaagtatttaaaattaattttcctgaGTGTCGCTGTATTATTGATTGCACAGAATTTAAAGTTGAGCAACCACCATCAGTGGAACAAAGAGTTTATATGTATTCTAGATACAAATCAtgctatactataaaaatacttgTTGGAATTACACCAAATGGTTGTATATGTTTCCTTTCAAAGAGTTATGGAGGAAGAAGCAGTGACTCTTATATCACTAATGATAGTGGATTTCTTAAGAATTTAGAACTTGGAGACATTGTTTTGGCTGACAAAGGGTTTCCAGGTATTAAAACATTATGTGATGACCAAAAGTCTATATTGGTAATGCCACCTATCTTGCACAATGGGAGATTTACTGAggaagaaataattaatacttattcagTTGCTAGTGTTCGTATACATATAGAACGTTTGTTTGCTagattaaaaacttataaaatattaaataatataaaaattgattttctacctcatattgatgatattattaaaatgtgttgtgTTTTAACAAACTTACAATCCCCAATTATTAAGCAATAA
- the LOC132926135 gene encoding uncharacterized protein LOC132926135 gives MDNLNIGSINNCPGLRVNYYGNSNPSVIPANPRPRQAVRRCFNCNGYGHIARKCKKSKKKYKRPAAAGIGSSERPERVAPGAAENPESTAETPGTSEVAPGAAAEAPGAAAEAAEKKNMRRV, from the exons aTGGACAACTTGAACATCGGTTCCATAAACAATTGCCCGGGTTTGCGGGTGAATTACTACGGTAATTCAAACCCGTCGGTAATCCCCGCAAACCCGCGGCCAAGACAGGCCGTACGCC GTTGCTTCAACTGCAACGGCTACGGTCACATTGCGCGGAAAT gcaaaaaatcgaaaaaaaaatataagcggCCTGCAGCGGCGGGGATAGGCTCCAGTGAGAGGCCGGAGCGGGTGGCCCCGGGTGCGGCGGAGAACCCGGAAAGTACCGCGGAAACCCCGGGAACATCCGAGGTGGCGCCGGGTGCGGCGGCGGAAGCCCCGGGTGCGGCAGCGGAGGcggccgaaaaaaaaaat ATGAGGAGAGTATGa
- the LOC132926136 gene encoding uncharacterized protein LOC132926136: MQFQSECRRGYKSVFIFKCKMCCKSSSITTEKDVPENNYLPINKAVVSGSLSIGIGFTQLNELSASLEIPCLSATSFSKYQVKVGNAVQDTAWDEMIKAGNEERQLALECGNTDVDGTPMCTVVADGQWSKRSYKTKYDALSGAATIIGYKTGKVLFVGIKNRYCAVCQRSKSLSQEIPKHNCFLNWKQASTAMEAGGIVEGFSKSVEMHGLKFNKLIGDGDSSVVKRLNEILPYGPRFMIQKIECRNHLLRNYISKLKMLATKTEYPVTIRKFIVTNILRFRSDVTKAISYQKDILDKSKNQKIADLKNDLKNAPYHRFGQHQECNSYFCKGSKIGEINMVPEALRCGILLEIDKITSRLVNNSSSLIEDLDNNICEQFNSIINKYVGGKRINFSQSNNYSTRIKAAIISFNSKAYLSTIHKKIMNFSPGTIGKKFMKNTDRIRLNTINRRKLYNSKKIHRKKMVSARSKGPDSHYGLAEPLMDTLDEDELRKKKNSFIQYLHTVDLKKIEIDTRDQNLNPNWFQERKIRLTASRFGEICKMRPNTSCKTKVHNILYKPPVTSKQMSYGHNMEHEARKKLEEIIKLDVQLSGLVIDTNFPYLAASPDGLVGDHAIVEIKCPYTAKDSENSVDAVNNKLVSYIYVF, from the exons ATGCAATTTCAGTCGGAATGTAGAAGAGgatataaatcggtttttatatttaaatgtaaaatgtgttGTAAAAGTAGTTCAATTACTACGGAAAAAGATGTACCAGAAAATAATTACTTACCAATAAATAAAGCGGTAGTTAGTGGAAGTTTATCTATTG ggatTGGATTTACTCAATTAAATGAACTTTCGGCTTCCCTCGAAATACCTTGCCTCTCAGCTACttctttttcaaaatatcaagTAAAAGTTGGAAATGCTGTTCAGGATACAGCATGGGATGAAATGATTAAAGCTGGGAACGAAGAGAGACAATTAGCTTTAGAATGCGGAAATACTGACGTTGATGGTACACCAATGTGCACTGTAGTTGCGGATGGCCAGTGGTCTAAACGCAGCTACAAAACTAAGTACGATGCATTATCAGGAGCG gcTACAATAATTGGGTACAAAACTGGTAAAGTTTTATTTGTCGGCATTAAAAATCGGTACTGTGCAGTGTGCCAGAGATCGAAATCTCTAAGCCAAGAAATTCCAAAAcataattgttttcttaattgGAAACAAGCGTCCACTGCAATGGAGGCCGGTGGTATAGTGGAAGGTTTTTCAAAAAGCGTTGAAATGCATGGACTCAAATTTAATAAGcttattg GGGACGGAGACAGTAGTGTTGTGAAACGACTAAATGAGATTTTACCATATGGCCCTAGATTCATGATACAAAAGATCGAGTGTCGAAATCACTTGCTGcgcaattatataagtaaacttAAAATGCTGGCTACAAAAACTGAATATCCAGTAACAATACGAAAGTTTATCGTGACTAATATCCTAAGATTTCGATCTGATGTTACTAAAGCAATTAGTTATCAAAAAGATATATTGGATAAATCAAAGAATCAAAAAATTGCAG atcTTAAAAACGATTTGAAGAATGCACCTTATCATAGATTTGGACAGCACCAAGAAtgtaattcttatttttgtaaAGGGTCAAAAATAGGTGAAATCAACATGGTACCAGAAGCATTACGATGTGGTATTTTACTAGAAATAGACAAAATTACATCTCGTTTAGTAAATAATAGCTCCAGCTTAATTGAAGATCTAGATAACAATATATGCGAGCAATTTAActcaattatcaataaatacgtGGGTGGAAAAAGAATAAATTTTTcgcaaagtaataattattcgaCCAGAATAAAAGCAGCTATTATTTCCTTTAATTCTAAAGCATATTTAAGCACAATCCAtaagaaaattatgaattttagtcCAG GAACAATTGGTAAAAAGTTCATGAAAAATACTGATCGAATAAGACTAAATACTATAAACCGACGGAAATTgtacaatagtaaaaaaatccATAGGAAGAAAATGGTTAGTGCCCGATCAAAAGGTCCTGACAGTCATTATGGGTTAGCTGAACCTCTAATGGATACTTTAGATGAAGATGAACtacgaaaaaagaaaaattcattTATTCAATATCTACATACAgttgacttaaaaaaaattgaaatcgaTACGAGGGATCAAAACTTGAATCCCAATTGGTTTCAAGAACGAAAAATTAGGTTGACAGCTTCACGATTTGGTGAAATTTGCAAAATGCGACCAAACACCAGCTGCAAGACCAAAGTCCATAACATACTGTATAAGCCTCCTGTTACATCTAAACAAATGAGTTATGGGCATAATATGGAACATGAAGCTAGAAAAAAACTAGAGGAGATCATTAAGCTGGACGTTCAATTAAGCGGGCTTGTTATAGATACTAATTTTCCATATTTAGCAGCAAGTCCag ATGGTTTGGTTGGGGATCATGCTATTGTAGAAATAAAATGCCCATACACAGCAAAAGATAGCGAAAACAGTGTTGATGccgtaaataataaacttgtaaGCTATATCTATGTGTTTtaa
- the LOC132924059 gene encoding uncharacterized protein LOC132924059 translates to MSSESPFGGKPVLFAGDFRQILPVVRRGNRSAVVMSSIKHNSLWQNSEKFELTRNMGAGNDAVFADWLLRLGSGQLPTVDGVPDTVEIPREMVCDVADLIDFVYPQHMSLANVDDFARKIILCPRNEECRQINRKVLQRIEGAERTYTGVDSVVMDDPDEVATPPSS, encoded by the coding sequence ATGAGCTCGGAATCGCCGTTCGGCGGTAAACCGGTCCTGTTCGCGGGCGACTTCAGGCAGATACTGCCCGTAGTCCGCAGGGGAAACAGGAGTGCCGTCGTCATGTCGTCGATCAAACACAACTCCCTGTGGCAAAACTCGGAGAAGTTTGAACTGACGCGAAACATGGGCGCCGGCAACGACGCGGTCTTCGCGGATTGGTTGCTCCGGCTCGGCAGCGGCCAACTGCCGACGGTCGACGGTGTCCCGGACACCGTCGAAATCCCTCGGGAAATGGTATGTGACGTTGctgatttaattgattttgtttaccCGCAGCACATGTCGTTGGCTAACGTCGACGATTTCGCTCGGAAAATCATTCTGTGTCCTAGGAACGAGGAATGCAGACAAATCAATCGCAAGGTGCTCCAACGCATCGAGGGCGCTGAAAGAACGTACACGGGCGTAGACTCTGTGGTGATGGACGATCCCGACGAGGTAGCAACCCCACCGAGTTCCTAA
- the LOC132926137 gene encoding ATP-dependent DNA helicase PIF1-like: protein MLLRNLDPKRTLCNGTRLVVTELRRHNFKARVLSGNVDAQEDVVIPAIPMTSGSKDDVPFEMRRVQFPVRLSFAMTINKSQGQTFDRVGLLLSVPVFTYGQLYVAFSRVRNAQSVRVGMYDDGNGRFVTKNVVYREVLPTG, encoded by the coding sequence ATGTTGCTAAGAAATCTCGATCCTAAGCGAACACTGTGTAACGGTACAAGGTTAGTGGTCACCGAGCTCCGGCGACACAACTTTAAGGCTAGAGTGTTGTCTGGTAATGTTGATGCACAGGAGGACGTCGTCATACCAGCGATACCCATGACTTCGGGTAGTAAAGACGACGTGCCTTTCGAAATGAGGCGGGTTCAATTCCCAGTAAGGTTATCGTTTGCTATGACAATCAACAAGTCGCAGGGACAGACGTTTGACCGAGTTGGATTGCTTCTGTCGGTGCCCGTGTTCACATACGGGCAACTGTATGTTGCATTTTCGAGAGTGAGGAACGCTCAATCTGTCAGAGTCGGCATGTACGATGATGGCAATGGGCGGTTTGTCACAAAGAACGTTGTGTACAGGGAAGTACTACCAACGGGGTAA
- the LOC132926138 gene encoding uncharacterized protein LOC132926138, with amino-acid sequence MAKKVFGIFNIPKKTGPILPSLPDLKEHLQNVQLVIVHNTLDLVSKRKRTEPEFLKNFVVTTTTAAEHEDSNNETNLIDYWKVHAYYPIIDEVVNNLKTRFSAESLNLAISIDHFFNLDYEKSSFFIQQYKDLLKVDLNSLQAEMMVAKNCIQNYNNKPEPGPEQKNQINLFKKNITISTFPNVYKLLNLALTLPISSASCERSFSTMRRINTYIRSTMTQDRFSSLAILNIERDISNNIDSNDILNIYSKTNRRLEL; translated from the exons atggctAAAAAAGTGTtcggtatatttaatatacctaaaaaaacAGGACCAATCTTACCATCTCTACCTGATTTAAAGGAACATTTACAAAATGTACAGCTTGTTATTGTTCACAATACCTTGGATTTAG tatCTAAACGGAAAAGAACAGAGCCTGAATTTCTGAAAAATTTTGTTGTAACTACAACAACTGCAGCTGAACACGAGGACTCTAATAATGaaactaatttaattgattactgGAAAGTACATGCTTACTATCCAATAATAGACGAGGTTGTAAATAATCTGAAGACAAGATTTTCTGCGGAGAGTTTGAATTTGGCAATTTCTATTGATCACTTTTTCAATCTGGACTATGAAAAAagttcattttttattcaacaatataag GATTTACTGAAAGTTGATTTGAATTCACTTCAAGCTGAAATGATGGTTGCCAAAAACTGtattcaaaactataataataaacctgAACCGGGACctgaacaaaaaaatcaaataaatttattcaaaaaaaatataactatttcaaCTTTTCCTAAtgtatataaacttttaaatttagctCTGACCTTACCAATTTCTTCAGCATCATGTGAGAGGTCATTTTCGACAATGAGACGTATCAACACATATATACGGTCAACTATGACTCAAGACCGTTTTTCCTCACTGGCAATACTAAATATTGAAAgagatatttcaaataatattgattctaatgatatattaaatatctattcaaAAACTAATAGACGCTTGGAATTAtag